In Psychrobacter ciconiae, the following are encoded in one genomic region:
- a CDS encoding LemA family protein yields MKQPAKLLKPLFLAAVLATGSVSLTGCGYNNLQAQDEQVTAAWSEVVNQYQRRADLVPNLVKVVKQYADQEKSVLTEVAAARSRAGSINITPEVLNDPQAMERYAAAQAELGGALSRLMAVSERYPDLKSDALFQDLQAQLEGTENRITVARNRYIQEVQGYNTTVRQFPTNITAKVFGMQPKPNFTVANEAQISTAPTVDFGGDNK; encoded by the coding sequence ATGAAACAACCCGCCAAGCTGTTAAAGCCGCTGTTTTTAGCTGCTGTTTTGGCGACCGGTTCGGTAAGTCTGACCGGCTGTGGCTACAACAATTTGCAAGCGCAAGATGAGCAAGTGACCGCTGCTTGGTCTGAGGTGGTCAACCAATATCAGCGCCGCGCCGACTTGGTGCCAAACTTGGTTAAAGTGGTGAAGCAATACGCCGACCAAGAAAAATCCGTGTTGACTGAGGTTGCGGCAGCGCGATCGCGGGCAGGAAGTATTAATATCACTCCTGAGGTACTCAATGACCCACAAGCCATGGAGCGCTATGCCGCTGCCCAAGCTGAGCTTGGTGGCGCACTGTCACGGCTGATGGCGGTTTCTGAGCGCTATCCGGATTTAAAATCGGATGCTTTGTTCCAAGACTTGCAAGCTCAGCTTGAGGGCACGGAAAACCGCATTACCGTAGCTCGCAACCGCTATATCCAAGAGGTTCAGGGCTATAATACGACGGTTCGCCAGTTCCCAACCAACATCACGGCAAAAGTCTTTGGCATGCAGCCGAAACCAAACTTTACCGTGGCGAATGAGGCACAAATTTCAACCGCGCCAACGGTTGATTTTGGGGGTGATAATAAATAG
- a CDS encoding adenosine deaminase, translating into MIELIKKLPKAELHLHIEGSLEPELMFKLAKKNQIDIPYKDIDDVRRAYNFTNLQTFLDIYYAGANVLITKDDFYELTWEYILKCVEDNVIHTEIFFDPQTHTARGVAFETVLSGIKEALSDANAQFGITSCIIMCFLRHLSQDDAFATLEEALPFKDDIIGVGLDSSEIGNPPSKFKDVFKKAKEEGFKLVAHAGEEADFSYIYEALDVLGISRIDHGVQSINSPELMQRLKEEQIPLTVCPNSNIELKVFDHYQEHNIKQLLDFGLNVSVNSDDPAYFKGYLNQNFINICENLPLTEKDVIKLVKNSFNSSFISEALKQAYLKRVDLAVAQ; encoded by the coding sequence ATGATTGAGCTGATAAAAAAACTACCAAAAGCGGAGCTGCATTTACATATTGAAGGCTCGCTTGAGCCTGAATTGATGTTTAAGCTGGCGAAAAAGAACCAAATCGACATCCCTTATAAAGACATCGACGACGTTCGCCGCGCCTACAATTTTACCAATTTGCAAACCTTTTTAGACATCTATTACGCCGGCGCAAATGTGCTCATTACCAAAGATGATTTTTATGAGTTGACTTGGGAATATATCCTCAAATGCGTGGAAGATAACGTCATTCACACCGAGATATTTTTTGACCCGCAAACGCATACCGCAAGGGGCGTTGCTTTTGAAACCGTGCTTAGCGGCATTAAAGAAGCCCTGAGTGACGCCAATGCGCAATTTGGCATCACCTCTTGCATCATCATGTGCTTTTTACGCCATTTATCCCAAGACGACGCCTTTGCCACCCTTGAGGAGGCGCTGCCGTTTAAAGACGACATTATCGGCGTCGGTCTTGACTCCTCAGAAATCGGCAATCCGCCTTCAAAATTTAAAGACGTCTTTAAAAAAGCCAAAGAGGAGGGCTTTAAACTGGTCGCTCATGCTGGCGAGGAAGCCGATTTTTCTTACATTTATGAGGCGCTTGACGTGTTAGGGATTAGCCGAATCGACCACGGCGTCCAATCCATCAACAGCCCTGAGCTGATGCAGCGCTTAAAAGAAGAGCAAATCCCGCTGACCGTTTGCCCAAACTCCAACATTGAGCTTAAGGTATTTGACCACTATCAAGAGCACAATATTAAGCAGCTGCTTGATTTTGGCTTAAACGTCAGCGTCAACTCGGACGACCCTGCTTATTTTAAAGGCTATTTGAACCAAAACTTCATTAACATTTGCGAAAATTTACCGCTCACTGAAAAGGATGTGATTAAACTGGTCAAAAACTCGTTTAACTCGTCATTTATCAGCGAGGCGTTAAAACAAGCATACCTAAAAAGAGTCGATTTGGCGGTAGCGCAGTAG
- a CDS encoding NAD-dependent deacylase, with protein sequence MVAELSAQITAQIKQAAVMLKSAKSICVLTGAGVSAESGIPTFRDKQTGLWEKFRAEDLASPDAFARDPKLVWSWYQWRRQQVIDKKPNPAHLALAQWQELAAKSGLTFTLITQNVDDLHEQAGSCVHHLHGRLWQNRCNNCQKIVKQSPNPSNNAAQALSDELVNCNDCGGLLRPDIVWFGEALPEKEWQIAENAAADCDVFINIGTSSLVYPAAGLAQIARQHGAQVIEINPHPTPNTIVNVTIAAPAGRALPKLLKQISAL encoded by the coding sequence ATGGTAGCAGAATTATCCGCGCAAATAACGGCGCAAATTAAGCAAGCCGCAGTGATGCTAAAATCAGCCAAGTCTATCTGCGTGCTAACGGGGGCTGGCGTGTCCGCTGAAAGTGGCATTCCGACCTTTCGTGACAAGCAAACGGGGCTTTGGGAAAAGTTTCGCGCTGAGGACTTGGCAAGCCCTGATGCCTTTGCTCGTGACCCAAAGCTGGTTTGGTCGTGGTATCAATGGCGCCGGCAACAGGTCATCGACAAAAAGCCCAACCCTGCCCATTTAGCCCTTGCCCAGTGGCAAGAATTGGCGGCAAAATCGGGATTAACCTTTACCCTCATTACCCAAAACGTCGATGATTTGCACGAGCAAGCCGGAAGCTGCGTTCACCATCTGCATGGCAGGCTTTGGCAAAATCGCTGCAATAACTGCCAAAAAATCGTTAAGCAATCTCCCAATCCAAGTAACAACGCGGCGCAAGCGCTCAGTGATGAGCTTGTCAATTGCAACGATTGCGGCGGCTTGCTGCGACCCGATATCGTTTGGTTTGGCGAAGCACTACCCGAAAAAGAGTGGCAAATCGCCGAAAACGCGGCAGCAGATTGCGACGTATTTATCAATATCGGCACCTCAAGCTTGGTCTATCCGGCGGCAGGACTTGCGCAAATCGCCCGTCAGCATGGCGCTCAGGTGATTGAGATTAACCCGCACCCAACGCCCAATACCATCGTTAATGTGACCATTGCCGCCCCTGCCGGTCGCGCGTTGCCAAAGCTGCTAAAGCAAATCAGCGCGCTATAA
- a CDS encoding TPM domain-containing protein, which yields MAKPVQSETKPSFARLWRQALFVPMLHSRWLNKTVKTTLSKKITEAERGHRGEVFLIIENQLPIPDAYHLTCRERAIQLFSEYRVWDTEENTGVLVYVNICEKSLDIIADRGISQHVSPTIWRAMCDKAVAGMGNQKFEDSLCELLDEIGQLLRQYYYLENDPSGNELSDSVVFLT from the coding sequence ATGGCAAAGCCTGTTCAATCTGAAACCAAACCAAGCTTTGCTCGCTTGTGGCGTCAGGCGTTGTTTGTGCCGATGCTGCACAGCCGCTGGCTCAATAAGACCGTAAAAACCACGTTAAGTAAAAAAATCACCGAAGCTGAGCGCGGTCATCGCGGCGAGGTGTTTTTGATTATTGAAAATCAGCTGCCGATTCCGGATGCTTATCATTTGACCTGCCGCGAGCGTGCCATTCAGTTATTTAGTGAGTACCGCGTTTGGGACACTGAAGAGAACACCGGCGTTTTGGTTTATGTCAATATTTGCGAAAAAAGCCTCGACATCATCGCCGACCGCGGCATCAGTCAGCACGTCAGCCCCACCATTTGGCGCGCCATGTGTGATAAAGCGGTCGCCGGCATGGGCAATCAAAAATTTGAAGACAGCCTTTGCGAGCTGCTGGATGAAATCGGTCAGCTGCTACGGCAATATTACTATTTAGAAAATGACCCCTCTGGCAATGAGCTGTCCGATTCTGTGGTATTCTTAACCTAG
- a CDS encoding TPM domain-containing protein — protein MPLRWFGRMKQAKAVQAALILSLSLGGMGQALAASDVAVAAEGNGLNPSNHSADDLVAIAKARQNNEALGEALDNDALNDSILNNDAITQREDSQNPSVNPPSRPPVTSSAQGVDADKLILNEPVVDQANILTSSEKQRLSQQLRGIYDKGLAQAAVVIVPTTHGLPIFDYALQVADRWQLGNKDIDDGLLILVAVNDRDLYILTGYGLEGTLPDAAVKRIIRENITPLFKQNDYAAGISAGISALEARLEADPEVLARADAQAAERARGESNDAPSSVFLFIMAMIFGNVITAIFGRFLGSLLTSGGFFVGSLALGGGFFMTLIMTIFIWMFLISRGGGGRGGRGGRGGGGGVIFMPGLGGGGGGFGGGGFGGGGFGGGGGGFGGGGAGGSW, from the coding sequence ATGCCCTTGAGGTGGTTTGGTCGGATGAAACAGGCAAAAGCAGTACAAGCAGCACTGATATTGAGCTTAAGCTTAGGCGGAATGGGGCAGGCGCTTGCGGCTTCTGATGTTGCTGTCGCTGCTGAGGGCAACGGCTTAAACCCAAGCAACCATAGCGCTGATGATTTGGTCGCCATCGCCAAAGCGCGGCAAAATAATGAAGCGCTTGGTGAGGCTTTAGATAATGACGCGCTAAATGACAGCATTTTAAATAACGATGCCATCACTCAGCGCGAAGATTCGCAAAATCCGTCGGTAAACCCACCAAGCAGACCGCCGGTCACCTCAAGCGCTCAAGGCGTCGATGCTGATAAGCTGATTTTAAATGAGCCAGTCGTTGACCAAGCCAATATCTTGACCAGTAGCGAAAAACAGCGCCTAAGCCAGCAGTTACGCGGTATTTATGATAAAGGGCTTGCGCAAGCGGCGGTGGTGATTGTGCCCACGACTCACGGCTTGCCGATATTTGACTACGCCTTGCAAGTGGCGGACAGATGGCAGCTTGGCAATAAAGATATTGATGATGGTCTGCTGATCTTAGTGGCGGTAAATGACCGTGATTTGTATATATTGACCGGTTATGGTCTTGAAGGGACATTGCCTGATGCCGCCGTCAAGCGCATCATTCGTGAGAATATCACGCCGCTGTTTAAGCAAAATGACTACGCGGCGGGGATTAGCGCCGGTATTAGTGCTCTTGAGGCGCGGCTTGAGGCTGACCCTGAGGTGCTGGCGCGCGCCGATGCTCAGGCGGCTGAGCGGGCTCGTGGTGAGAGCAATGATGCGCCATCGAGCGTTTTTTTGTTTATTATGGCGATGATTTTTGGTAATGTCATCACCGCGATTTTTGGTCGTTTTTTAGGGTCGCTGCTCACTTCTGGCGGGTTTTTTGTGGGCTCGCTGGCGCTTGGCGGCGGCTTTTTTATGACCTTGATTATGACCATTTTTATTTGGATGTTTTTGATTTCGCGTGGTGGCGGCGGTCGAGGGGGGCGCGGAGGTCGCGGCGGCGGTGGCGGCGTCATCTTTATGCCAGGGCTTGGCGGCGGTGGCGGCGGCTTTGGTGGAGGTGGCTTTGGCGGCGGCGGTTTCGGTGGTGGCGGCGGCGGCTTCGGCGGCGGCGGTGCTGGCGGCTCTTGGTAA